The genomic interval CTTTTACAGGTAATAGGTTTAAAACCTGGGCCTATACGACAATAAAGTATTCAGATTGGTCTGAACTATTACAGGTAATAGGTTTAAATCATGGGCCTATACGACAATACAGTATTCAGATTGGTCTGAACTTTTACAGGTAATAGGTTTAAAACCTGGGCCTATACGACAATAAAGTATTCAGATTGGTCTGAACTATTACAGGTAATAGGTTTTAAACCTGGGCTTATACGACAATAAAGTATTCAGATTGGTCTGAACTATTACAGGTAATAGGTTTTAAACCTGGGCTTATACGACAATACAGTATTCAGATTGGTCTGAACTTTTACAGGTAATAGGTTTTAAACCTGGGCCTATACGACAATACAGTATTCAGATTGGTCTGAACTTTTACAGGTAATAGGTTTAAAACATGGGCCAATACGACAATACAGTATTCAGATTGGTCTGAACTTTTACAGGTAATAGGTTTAAAACCTGGGCCTATACGACAATACAGTATTCAGATTGGTCTGAACTTTTACAGGTAATAGGTTTAAATCATGGGCCTATACGACAATACAGTATTCAGTTTAGTCTGAACTATTACAGGTAATAGGTTTAAAACCTGGGCCAATACGACAATAAAGTATTCAGATTGGTCTGAACTTTTACAGGTAATAGGTTTAAAACCTGGGCCTATACGACAATACAGTATTCAGATTGGTCTGAACTTTTACAGGTAATAGGTTTAAATCATGGGCCTATACGACAATACAGTATTCAGATTGGTCTGAACTATTACAGGTAATAGGTTTAAAACATGGGCCAATACGACAATACAGTATTCAGATTGGTCTGAACTTTTACAGGTAATAGGTTTAAAACCTGGGCCTATACGACAATACAGTATTCAGATTGGTCTGAACTTTTACAGGTAATAGGTTTAAATCATGGGCCTATACGACAATAAAGTATTCAGATTGGTCTGAACTTTTACAGGTAATAGGTTTAAAACCTGGGCCAATACGACAATACAGTATTCAGATTGGTCTGAACTTTTACAGGTAATAGGTTTAAAACCTGGGCCTATACGACAATAAAGTATTCAGATTGGTCTGAACTTTTACAGGTAATAGGTTTAAAACCTGGGCCAATACGACAAAACAGTATTCAGATTGGTCTGAACTTTTACAGGTAATAGGTTTAAATCATGGGCCTATACGACAATACAGTATTCAGATTGGTCTGAACTTTTACAGGTAATAGGTTTAAATCATGGGCCTATACGACAATACAGTATTCAGATTGGTCTGAACTATTACAGGTAGTAGGTTTAAAACCTGGGCCAATACGACAATACAGTATTTAGATTGGTCTGAACTTTTACAGGTAATAGGTTTAAATCATGGGCCTATACGACAATACAGTATTCAGATTGGTCTGAACTTTTACAGGTAATAGGTTTAAATCATGGGCCTATACGACAATACAGTATTCAGATTGGTCTGAACTATTATAGGTAATAGGTTTAAATCATGGGCCTATACGACAATACAGTATTCAGTTTGGTCTGAACTTTTACAGGTAATAGGTTTAAATCATGGGCCTATACGACAATACAGTATTCAGTTTGGTCTGAACTATTATAGGTAATAGGTTTAAATCATGGGCCTATACGACAATACAGTATTCAGATTGGTCTGAACTTTTACAGGTAATAGGTTTAAATCATGGGCCTATACGACAATACAGTATTCAGTTTGGTCTGAACTATTATAGGTAATAGGTTTAAATCATGGGCCTATACGACAATACAGTATTCAGATTGGTCTGAACTATTATAGGTAATAGGTTTAAATCATGGGCCTATACGACAATACAGTATTCAGATTGGTCTGAACTTTTACAGGTAATAGGTTTAAATCATGGGCCTATACGACAATACAGTATTCAGTTTGGTCTGAACTTTTACAGGTAATAGGTTTAAAACCTGGGCCAATACGACAATACAGTATTCAGTTTGGTCTGAACTATTACAGGTAATAGGTTTAAATCATGGGCCTATACGACAATAAAGTATTCAGATTGGTCTGAACTTTTACAGGTAATAGGTTTAAAACCTGGGCCTATACGACAATACAGTATTCAGATTGGTCTGAACTTTTACAGGTAATAGGTTTAAAACATGGGCCAATACGACAATACAGTATTCAGTTTGGTCTGAACTTTTACAGGTAATAGGTTTAAAACCTGGGCCTATACGACAATACAGTATTCAGATTGGTCTGAACTTTTACAGGTAATAGGTTTAAAACCTGGGGCTATACGACAATACAGTATTCAGTTTGGTCTGAACTTTTACAGGTAATAGGTTTAAAACATGGGCCAATACGACAATAAAGTATTCAGATTGGTCTGAACTTTTACAGGTAATAGGTTTAAAACCTGGGCCTATACGACAATCCAGTATTCAGATACGACAATACAGTATTCAGATTGGTCTGATGCCAGAGTCTATGCATGATCATTGCCTTCGAATGAATGAGACATTTCCagcattttgaaataacatcagGAATCAGGAATATTATTTACCAATACAATACTATATAACAAGATACAGCATAGTAGAAGGGTTTTCAAAGTgtttataactattttaataacaaaagaaCACGACATGAACAAATGTATCACAAACCTCACCATTTGATACTAAACAAGCCACTTTAATATAAACTAGTTCTTTTAAACAAACACGTTATACATTCATCTTTTAAAGAATATGTATTAAATTCTACTAGTAGTTGGAGTACAAACTGTATATTGAAACATCAATCAAAACTTAACAGTAAATACGTATACAGTTAAATATCCTAAGCCTAAAAGGGTTTATAAAAAGCAAAATGCTCGGATTATTCAAGCATTCACACTATAGTTTATAATAGACAAAAATGAGACCAAGaaagcaacaacagcagcaaacACATATCTaacaaataaaccattttcttaAAACCACCAAAGAACTGCACAGCAAGCAGACAACGAAATTCAGACACAACCCAATGGCGGACGCTGGGAGATTTTTGTCCATATACTCGAGGTCCTGTTGATTACACAGGTCTGCTTGGCAGAAACACACGATTGCCGACGAGCCATTGATCGTCCGTCGTCGGCAACCCTCCTCAACGGTTGGGAAGTATTTCTGTTTTGGGTCGGCACATGAACGTGTAGTTGCTAATATAAATAAACggaatttatggaaaataatgttaaatggaATGCACACATAGTGTTGCGAGCCAAAATGTACAATTTATCTATTTTCAACTGAAGAGAGTCTAGTACTATAggtaaataattaatttcaatgtgtCGTCTGCACGATGACCCATGTTTATTTATCTATATGATTCCTAATGTTCTAGTAATTTAATAgtttatacaataattaaaagttttacatttatttaaaaggttCGCTAACTCCTCCCATTCTTACTcattatttttaccatttttactaCCATCCTCCAAAATATGCCGGGAGGTAAAGCACCACTTGATGCCCGCCGAGCACGTCCTATAGGGGATAGTACTAGCTTCCACGCAGTTGGGGTTATAATGGAGAACGGAACCCCCGATCGACACACATTGGTGACATCGTAGAGAGCTCACCAGAGACACTGGAAAATAAATTGTTCGTAAAAGTGAAAGTCATAGTTTAAATATACTATGTGTCCGATgagttatatatttaatacttaCAGTGCTTCAAAATAGGATTGGTTGTGATGCACTTGGTTGCATCGAAACTGAGTACTTAGAGGGCGGGCTCAAGAAAGTAGGACATGATTGTGGAATATATTGAACTAAGGGGAGGTTTATAGCACAGTTGGATGTTTTTGATTAATATACGTTTAATGTGTTAGGTGATAATTATCGGTATATAATGGCGTAgagatattttaacaaatacagaaacaaataatattcatcAATCTCATATTAAGCATTAAATTCTCAAATTCGAATTGAACAtgtgaaaattgtatttttttgtttaattagttTAACAAAGAATCATTCTTTCTCTTTAATTTAGAACTGAcattaaaaaactgtttttaactttgttttagtCGGAATTCTTGCTGCTTTTTTGAATATGTGATATCATTTTAGATGTTATCATTTTCACATGCATGTTACATGGCCTGAATGTGTATTAAAACTTCGGTTGCTAAACTTCCCTTAACCGAGTTTATATAGCATCATGGATTTCATTGGTCAGTTATCAATAAAAAGTAATCCAATTAGCTACATCGTTTTGCCTGGTGCTCTACGAAACACAATACATTTGACATCGAACTTTGGCCTCGctgataatttaaatataaagcttatgttatcataaaatattaacgGGAAACATACATTTGTTAGCTAGGTATGCAGTGAAAAAAGGACACGATATTAATTGCGAAACATCATTACGCGGGATGTTTTGCGACACGCAAATCTTGCTCTTGATTGTGCCTTGTGTCCAGGTATTGACCCATATTCGCACTGTTGTTTAATTAATGaacgtttttcttttcttgattTACCTATTAACCTAGTTTTGGACCCGAGAACCATTTTCCGAGTACTCCCGCCACGGTCCCTTATAAATATGAGTTTATGTGAAATAGAACAGCAAGTGATTAGAATCAAtatttggtttgtggtcaccaagtcggacaagttgGTTTTCTCCAGGTTCTCCGGTTTCTCCCACAACAGAAGACCGACACTCTAGCGCAATATCGTGCGAACGAGAGTGATTGATATAAGTTTCAGTAGCTTGTTTCACAACcgttgaaaaaataaacaagtttaaactaatattaCCCAACATTTAAGGACACAATTATCAAAGTGCTAAAGGTGGCGTGTGTCTATAACTAAATGAGTATGTAGCTGATTCAAATATATcaccaaacaaaatatatataatgttcaacATCATCAAACGTAAGTAATCAAAGTACGTTTTCTGATTTTGCTTCTAGTGTCTATCattcacggcctctaaacgccactttacggtggtgcaaagaaaaagagctgtcgacacttccgtggtggagctgtgccctatatttacataaacaaacgtgagtatgatttatattttatttgataatttcatttagcggacatatttcgaaaatcggagaatgtggtaccgtgtaagaacacttctacagTAGGCTGGttattatttcgtttcaatattgtgcaaactgtggtgtcaggagcttttctcccgaatcgaaCTGGTGCATATTTTgtgatctgattgcatagcaagtacatttcgatGCTTACACACCCcctaagaacattctcacgcatgcaaacataactgttatgtatagtacttaTGCCGAAACataacaaaactgataagcactttttagaaaggaaaaatgcacatatttataaaagtggtggcgctgttgccctagtggtggcgctatcgagtatgttttgtgcttgaagtaatataaaatgtaaaggcttttggaatgaatacaaaagttgttatgtttattattcattgaacattatgctggttatgcatactacttgcggaaacaaaactctacgcgaactactctacgcgaactaccttaaccttactgaaaactatttcgaaaataaatggctaggtgctgttaattttaccatataactataagtatctatcatgtgggTCCGGTTATGAGAGaggtattcttgcataccggacgtgtgttccCGGCCATTTGACCTGTACTGGAAAAACGcatcttacacccccatgtaagatgagttatttcttatttcttttattgtatggtttaaaaaaagtacattatttcatttcaataaagcgcaatcaattATAAGTATGCAATTAATTGAAATAGATAATGATTAATCGTAATAACgcgatttaaatagttactatttgatatcaatagtgatttaaaattactgcgctttatgacgtcagtaaacaacgtttcacgcgctttttggtaaaatgtacaaaagtgcgtttttaCCTCAATtcttccacaaattgataattttagatatgcaagaaaaatatcaatcatgtttttccggtacAGAAAGAAAAATCGGTCCTTCGGTCACGCtacgtggccggtaactcggtaaacctctttaccggcttacgcgcgtgcactcgggtcggattttctatccgtactggacacacatgatagataattatatttatatggtaaaaataacagcacctagccgcttgttttcaaaatagttttcagtaaggttaaggtagttcgcgtagagttttgtttccgcaagtagtatgcataaccagcataatgttcaatgaatgataaacatagcaactgttgtattcattccaaaagcgttaactttttatattacttcaagcgcaaaacatactcgttagcgccaccactagggcaacagcgccaccacttttataaatatgtgcatttttccttttttaagaagtgcttatcagttttgttgtgttccggcataagtactatacataactgttatgtttgcatgcgtgagaatgttcttaggGGGTGTGTAAGCatcgaaatgtacttgctatgcaatcagatcacaaaatatgcacaagtccgattcgggagaaaagcccctgacaccacagtttgcacaatattgaaacgaaatagtgaccagcctacagtagaagtgttcttacacggtaacacattctccgattttcgaaatatgtccgctaaatgaaattatcaaataaaatataaatcatactcacgtttgttcatgtaaacatagggcacagctccaccaaggaagtgtcgacagctctttttctttgcaccaccgtaaagtggtggagctggcgtttacaggccgtgtCATTGAAAGTTTCCCCACCCCCTCAAAGTATCACAATCCACATCGAACATACCTGAACTCAACAAAAGCACGGCGAGCGCCAGGAAACCCATTTCCATGTTCTGTCTATTGTTAGTATATACTCgtatataactataaataatacTCTCGAATATAGTTAAAGACAAACAAATGTTAACGTTtcagatatttttaataattaagaaatgtcTAATCATTCACTGTATCCCACACATCGCACATGTAGTAATATTTGCTGTCTTCTGGCAAATTCTTATCCCAACAAAACATCATGCGCTATGTCTCAATGAACAAACCATCAGGCCTAAAAGAATACTATCTCGGTTCGGGTTCCAGACCCTACCTTCAAAacaggcgccgaccctaacgtttgtTTACTCAGTCTGTTCAAACAAATTCTGTGtaaacgtgtgtgtgtgtgtgcgtgtgtgtgtgtgtgcgcgtgtttCTGTGCCTGTGTGTGCGCacgcgcgtgcgtgtgtgtgtgtgtgtttgtgtgtgtgcgtgtgtgtgcgtgtgggcttgcgcgtgtgtgcgtgtgtgcgtgcgtgcgtgtgtgtgtgtaattTTATATGTAGATAAACAACTTTATTCTGGAGGTTATcacttaatgtttattcattattacATTCCCCAATGATGACAGTAATGGTCTTATATAAAGCCGAAAATTATTTAATCCTACCAACCCTTCCTGTTTTTGGAcaagatgtaaccctaaccgAACAAAATAAATGGGCATCAGCAGCCatcaacacagacatatcaaCCGCCTACGTGAAGTATGTTTTCCATTTTGTCTATTGGTAAATATACTGTCATGCTCTTCTGGAATACCACAATTTTCTCAACGACGAAAGGTATATTTTTGCATTTGATTATTAGCCGTTAACTTATGTGGTTTGCCAACTGTAATATACGGTCcacaaaaaaaattgtgttataatttaaaatactttgttACATAGATACgttttaaacttcaaaatatcCTCTGCAAatttatgaacataatcatgGGAAAAAATTCATAAATCGAAAGCATAATGTGATTatgaacttattttgttttcaccAGGTACcgtatacacatgtacattgttCTTAATTACCATTGCTATCTGCAGTAATTCTCCTTAGAAATCGATTTGCAGCTCAGTTCTTGAGACAAGTCTTGACGTTCAACATCCACGTATAAATATTCACTTATTTAGTTAAATAATATGAATAGCTTCATGCGGTGttggatttatttttcaattaccAAATAAATGGGAGCATAATTACTACTATTACAGAGAATTATAGCTGCTTTGATCTAGTGATATTATCTGCATTTTCTCGAAGTACCGAGCTTGCAACACCCTGTATGATCGCTTTCCCTGCATACTATGTAAACAGGGAACGCCTATAAAAAGAACATACTTATTAGGCCACACTTTTACAGTTGTTTGTTTAACTTAAACCTTATTCATTTTACAAGTTAATGATAATGTTACTTTGGGGGCAAAAACATACTCAACAGCGCCACCATAACTCAGCAGCGCCATCACTAGAGCAACTAAAGCCACCactgttataaatatgtgcatatttccttttaaaGACTTCTTAGTGTTGTTGTGTTCCGGCGTTAGTACTATACATAGCAATTATATTTGCATCCGCaaaaatattcttatgataTTTGTAAGCAACTAAGTGTACTTGAAATGCTAGCAGATCTCAAAATTACACAAGTAAGTCCGATTcaggagaaaagctcctggcaccacagttagCACACTATTGAAACCAACACGTAGCCAACCTACAATAAAAGTATTCTTACACGGTTCCACATTCTCCCAATTTTCGAAATGagtctgtttaataaaattaggaaataaaatataaaaagtattcaCGTGTGTAGAAGTAAAAACAGGACACAGCTGAAATGTGACACAgctgaaatgtttgaaatgtcatttagGGTAAAACCCTTTCCAAggatataaacataatatggGGCTAGAAGGTGTTCAAAATCCCCAAAGTTGTACATCAAGTAACTAAACAAAAactaatgaaaatgattttaattagaGGTATCAGTAACAGTacgtttttataaataagtagAATTTGTATTTCCCTGAATACAATCAAACTCATCGGTAATAATGTGCTTCTATATGTCAGATCTGTGTGCTCTGCTGGAACcatgttaaaataaaacgctgaatttaaaatagtcattAAAATAGCTATGcttacattttcaaattaaattgtgTAATGAAATCCCTGGTTCAAAAATCGGCATGTACtgtattttctcaaaacaatcCTAGAAGTGTCAATGGAAGCTAGTAGGTGGccaataatacaatgtacatcacTTTCGATGGCTAAACTAATGATCGCAACAATCTTGTTGCTCTTctgtttccccgtttaaaatagcgcataacgGTTTCCTAGTTTAAAAAATAGGCGCTTTTTTAAGCTTACTGTGATTAACGTGCAGGTAGACAACcctagtaaatttcgaatttgCAACAGGCgcaaaaaaactgcgaaagatattTGTGTCGTTTTCGTTATaaacaacgatgtcaattttacgtacgtctttgacaattttcttttttcttgcaattgtatcatctggtgtccagCACCTTTTACCACAGGTTAAATAATGTAACTCCAAAATACCTTGACTTGAGAATACATTTGCCTGaacaaaaacacactttatCTAACACTAAGCGTTGGTGGATATTCGTTAGTGTTGATGGTTTGCTCATTGCGACAAATTAAGCTTGCGGTATGTTTTTTTGTCGAGATAATGCAaataacacattaaaacaaactcTGCATTCCTATGAATGCATGCAATATCGGAACAAGATAATGACTAGACATTATGTCGATGAATTACTTCCCGACCGTAGCATTCGGAACAACTCGGACATTTTCCATCgcaaacaacctcggatgtattcgGACGGTTTACTATGTCAGAAATCtcaacatttaactacgctgagAGCAGActgcgtagtaatttcaatttagcagttaaacttaatgactatacttaaaatattctctttatttccacccgTTAGTGATTTAACAATTATGggaatgaaatatatacttcaatacaaacaatcgaacaaaacatttaaaaaaaaagaagaagaaaagtacaatagtttatttatattagcTCTTATTTACAAGAAAGCGAACAAATTAACAAGTTGTTCGAGGTTCTCATTTGGTTCATggtaaatgtatttatagttCCAGGAAACAAATCAGGTTCAGAAAATAGGaatatctaaacatttagctaaacgttatttatttcacttttacATTGATAGCTGATaaacgaacatttttttctaaagatgCTTGGAAATAGAAGGGCGCACCTGTAAAAGGCTTGccgaaaaacgaaaaacaagCAATTAAAGGTGCTTCTTCAATAGAGTCAGACTATACCAAATAcaattttttcaacttttataaGTAAGGAGTATTTGGGAAAGAATCGATGTTGTTTTAATTCGAATTTTAATGAAtagtttaataatattgatttaaaaaaacaacaaagcaaCGAGAGAGATATTGACAatggtagatataattattttctttagtATGAAGGTGAACCATCACTTCGAGGATATATACCTGTTATCGCCACACATCATAATAGTACGTAATACATCATGCATTTTAAgcagtgtttttcataaaataattatgatctAATAGGCAGTCTTGGCTACGatttaaatcatcattttatgaatatagTCACAAGATGCTGAACCCCAGCTGTTTAGATAATTCCGATCGACTGTacataatgcaaataattaagacttttatttaaaattttaggAACTACGTCTCgtgatgtaccggcatatatccgagattgttttgatgggaaatggccgaggagttccgaactATTCAGGTTAAAATTTTATACAGAGAATGGGTCCAACTTAACAAACGATCGTATCGTAAGatcgaaaaataatgttattggttgtatgtgtaaaactttcaatttaaactGCAGCCTTAGCCACTGCCACGACCTCATAGCAAGAGAACGATGTGGCCATTTGAGAAAAAGAAACTCACTTTTAGGTCATACATTAATCTTAAAGAACATGATTTTCTCACGTACCGTTTAATCTCGCCCATATCTTTGAGGACATGGATGATATATATTATGCTCACAAACACTTATTGAAACAAGTCATTAATGAGCATGCCCCAGGAAAACAGAAAACACCAAAAAGGAATCCACCACCTAACATGAACTGTTTACTTATTTACACTGCTCGTCAAGCAAGGAGCACATACACCAGAAATCAGAACATGGCAACCTTTTTAAGCTAAACAAAGTTCATAACTCTTAACACCTGGGTCAAAAGAGATTCTATATCTTTTTATTTCCAAGAACGGTGTAGACAGTGACCCGCATCTAAAGACTTTAAGCCGACAATTTATCTCATAAAACCTAAAACTGAATTGGACAGCCCAATAATACTCAAAGACAACATAGGAAAGATGGTTTCTGATCAAAAGCTGACTGACTaaaatgaactcattttacatcaatatagcTCACTTAATAAACACCCTAGATAAACACCATAGCCTTGACAAAATACAGGAAAATTGCCAAATGCCACCTGGTTTTCATTTTAACCCGGTCActgataaatatattgataggTTAAATCTAAAAAAAGCAACTGAAATAGATCTGTTTCCTCCCAACATTATCAATGCTGGCAAAGATACATTAAAATTTCCCATCCAAAAAAAGGCCAAGGCAATCAAGCCAGTGATCATTTCCAAATAGTCTTAAGCAAGCACAAGTTACCACTATTTTCAAGAAAGAATGTATGGATGTCAAACTACCCTGTTAAGACTGGTGTTAGACTGGTAAAAGTCCTTGATGAGAACAAATATGTAGGTGCAGTTCTAATAGAGCACTCAAAGGCGTTCGACTGCCTGCCTCATGAACTCATCTTAGACAAGTTTAATGCATATGATCTTTCTGTCCTCCAGCATGTAAACTTATGAACAGTTATCTTACGAATTGAAAACAACGGGTTAAACTTGACCAAATTACCAGTGCGTGGGACACCATCGTGAAAGGCACACAAGGATCAATATTAGGGCCTCTAGTTTTCAACACAGCACACAAAACAATAAGAAAAGATTCAATACAGaactttaaaaactgttttaatgatTATTGTTAACTTACAATTATCTTCTCCATAGAATGcaattgccaacattacatcTCAGCAGGGTAAGACGCATCGCTATGAATCTTACACATGTACATACGGTATATCACCAATATATGTCCAAAACCATGTAGCTTTTAAGACATGTTATTGTAATCCCAGAAATGTAGCTGTGTAGATGTGCCATCAGTAACAACAACGCTTAATATGAGAATAACTCTCTACGTTTTGAGGCCAGTCAGGTATGGAACAGCATCCCCAAGGAAATACGATATACTCAAAATAACATGGAATTTAGATGGTCGATCAGCACCTGGACAGGTCCCACTTGTAAATGcgatatgtaaatattttataatttaaaagataGGAAGAAAATGAGAATAATTAGGTGTCTCAATGAATTTCTATTATCCTATTTCTCCACggaaaaggagttttgttttcagtgggatggcCTAAGATTTCgcattcaaataccagaaaagattTCAGCGGACATTTTgagtatgaataaaacaataccaAACAAATTAACAAGGGCTTATATCTATTCAATGGAAGTTTCAAACtgatatatcattaaaatctgCCAAACACACAACTtcgtgtgtgtttgttttaatgtgttaCGATTtggcattttcaattaaatttctTACACAGGGGTatgtgctgatattgtcaggacGGTAGCCGGCCAGAGGTTTGGATGGTTACCTGTAGGTAGGGATTGACCCATTCATAGGAGCAACCATGTCTTCGTACGCTATTGTTGCTTATAATACACACAAAATCTAGTAGTATTTGAGATTAGATGATAATTTAAGTACCAACTCTTAGCAATAATTtctgaagattttttttctagCAAGCTGAATTATTACACCATTTTTACCAACCACATATTACTGTTCCATTTTGTCATTCCCATATACAAAATACTACTAACTATTTTGCGATACCTCAACAAAAGGAACCATGTGCGTGTGGCTTGCCCGTACAGACGGGAAAACTGGTTGGTGTTATCACTGATACAGTGTTCTaatccattatatattttgtatttaatgaatgaatattttaagaaacagattttgtaaataattgttccAGTAGTGTACCTATC from Mya arenaria isolate MELC-2E11 chromosome 7, ASM2691426v1 carries:
- the LOC128241837 gene encoding uncharacterized protein LOC128241837; amino-acid sequence: MEMGFLALAVLLLSSVSLVSSLRCHQCVSIGGSVLHYNPNCVEASTIPYRTCSAGIKWCFTSRHILEDGSKNATTRSCADPKQKYFPTVEEGCRRRTINGSSAIVCFCQADLCNQQDLEYMDKNLPASAIGLCLNFVVCLLCSSLVVLRKWFIC